One genomic segment of Mycolicibacterium psychrotolerans includes these proteins:
- a CDS encoding SDR family NAD(P)-dependent oxidoreductase: MGVSLQLEGRVVVVSGAGGGGIGTTVTRMAAQAGATVVAVSRSRDNLDEHVVPLADAGLAVLPVAADASTDDGIATVLDHARRADGTLYGLVNVAGGAAPATWMPSTRVTREDWRALFTANLETAFFMSQAVSRELRTRGLAGSIVSVSSISGMNTAPFHIAYGTAKAAVTAMTRTMAVELAADGIRVNAVAPGVTRTAASATYVDDDPERDRTAIAMGRRGTPEEQAGAILFLLSDLSSYITGQTLLVDGGLNLKWTHLGADNTSLFLRDESFRDTIRSM, encoded by the coding sequence ATGGGCGTCTCGCTGCAGCTCGAGGGCCGCGTGGTGGTGGTCTCCGGCGCGGGCGGCGGCGGCATCGGCACGACGGTGACCCGGATGGCAGCCCAGGCGGGCGCCACCGTGGTGGCGGTCAGCCGCTCGCGCGACAATCTCGACGAACACGTCGTCCCGCTCGCGGACGCCGGCCTGGCGGTTCTGCCGGTCGCCGCCGACGCATCCACCGACGACGGCATCGCGACAGTGCTCGACCACGCGCGCCGCGCCGACGGCACGCTCTACGGACTGGTCAACGTCGCGGGCGGTGCCGCACCGGCCACGTGGATGCCGTCCACCCGCGTCACCCGGGAGGACTGGCGCGCACTGTTCACCGCCAACCTGGAGACGGCGTTCTTCATGAGCCAGGCCGTCAGCCGGGAACTGCGGACCCGCGGCCTGGCGGGCTCGATCGTCTCGGTGTCCTCGATCAGCGGCATGAACACCGCACCGTTCCACATCGCGTACGGCACCGCCAAGGCAGCGGTCACGGCGATGACGCGGACGATGGCCGTCGAACTCGCCGCCGACGGCATCCGCGTCAACGCCGTGGCCCCCGGGGTCACCCGTACCGCCGCGTCGGCCACCTACGTCGACGACGATCCCGAGCGGGACCGCACCGCGATCGCGATGGGACGCCGGGGAACCCCCGAGGAACAGGCGGGCGCGATCCTCTTCCTGCTGTCCGACCTGTCGAGCTACATCACCGGCCAGACCCTGCTCGTCGACGGCGGGCTGAACCTGAAGTGGACCCACCTGGGCGCGGACAACACGTCGCTGTTCCTCAGAGACGAGTCCTTCCGAGACACCATCAGGAGCATGTGA
- a CDS encoding aromatic ring-hydroxylating oxygenase subunit alpha — MTDVDATEELSEPMTIGVEAYVSEEYARAERDRLWRKVWLQVGRVEELPDVGSYLTYDILDDSIVVVRTGPADFAAHHNVCMHRGRRLIDTPEGAKNAVGRARKSFVCGFHGWTYGLDGACTHIREQDDWQGKLAARNTHLAPVRVDTWGGWLFITMDPDCEPLADYLFPAAKILDPFGLENMRYKWRRWLAFDCNWKVALEAFNETYHVFTTHPEFNRFGEFKGWAKAQGRHSNIGYDAPKGMDETKSKIRLGTGDPRVSTAEMQVYTMEETNATTTQTLVNAAKRLVDELPEGTPADKVLEHWLASARRDDEARGVIWPTIPADVLGQSGTAWQIFPNFQIGQGLTSALCYSARPDPGYNPNRCIFEVAVFELYPKGQEPETEWVYTPKDSPGWRSVLPQDFSNMAAVQQGMKSAGFPGTLPNPYRERSTVNLHHQLAKYMGTGAPEQL; from the coding sequence ATGACCGACGTGGACGCCACCGAGGAGCTGTCCGAACCGATGACCATCGGGGTCGAGGCGTATGTCTCCGAGGAGTACGCCCGCGCCGAGCGGGATCGCCTGTGGCGCAAGGTGTGGCTGCAGGTGGGCCGCGTCGAGGAACTGCCCGACGTGGGCAGCTACCTGACCTACGACATCCTCGATGACTCGATCGTCGTCGTGCGCACGGGTCCCGCGGACTTTGCAGCCCACCACAACGTGTGCATGCACCGCGGCAGGCGGCTCATCGACACCCCCGAGGGCGCCAAGAACGCGGTCGGGCGGGCGCGCAAGTCGTTCGTGTGCGGCTTCCACGGCTGGACCTACGGTCTCGACGGCGCCTGCACCCACATCCGCGAACAGGACGACTGGCAGGGCAAGCTCGCTGCGCGCAACACCCACCTCGCCCCCGTCCGCGTGGACACCTGGGGCGGTTGGCTTTTCATCACCATGGACCCCGACTGCGAACCGCTGGCCGACTACCTGTTCCCGGCCGCCAAGATCCTCGACCCGTTCGGGTTGGAGAACATGCGCTACAAGTGGCGCAGATGGCTGGCCTTCGACTGCAACTGGAAGGTGGCGCTGGAGGCGTTCAACGAGACCTACCACGTGTTCACCACGCATCCGGAGTTCAACAGGTTCGGTGAGTTCAAGGGCTGGGCGAAAGCCCAAGGGCGGCACAGCAACATTGGCTACGACGCACCGAAGGGCATGGACGAGACCAAGTCCAAGATCCGGCTCGGCACCGGTGACCCGCGCGTCTCGACCGCCGAGATGCAGGTCTACACCATGGAGGAGACCAACGCGACCACCACCCAGACGCTGGTGAACGCGGCGAAGCGACTCGTCGACGAGTTGCCAGAGGGCACCCCCGCCGACAAGGTGCTCGAACACTGGCTCGCCTCGGCCCGCCGCGACGACGAGGCCCGCGGCGTGATCTGGCCGACGATCCCCGCCGACGTGCTGGGGCAGAGCGGCACCGCCTGGCAGATCTTCCCGAACTTCCAGATCGGCCAGGGTCTGACGAGCGCCCTGTGTTACAGCGCCCGGCCCGATCCGGGCTACAACCCGAACCGGTGCATCTTCGAGGTCGCCGTGTTCGAGCTGTACCCGAAAGGGCAGGAGCCGGAGACGGAATGGGTCTACACGCCCAAGGATTCGCCGGGCTGGCGCTCGGTGCTGCCGCAGGATTTCTCGAACATGGCCGCCGTGCAGCAGGGCATGAAGTCCGCAGGCTTCCCCGGTACGCTGCCCAACCCGTACCGCGAACGCAGCACCGTGAACCTGCACCACCAGCTGGCGAAGTACATGGGCACCGGCGCCCCCGAGCAGTTGTGA
- a CDS encoding SMP-30/gluconolactonase/LRE family protein, with amino-acid sequence MIARYPAQPLTAAFGWQVRRVTAPSRLYGANGLRTGPDGRVYIAQVTGSQISALDVATGTVDTVSAQGGDIVAPDDVAFGDDGTLYATEVMDGRVSARDTGGRTRVLRDDLPCANGITVHRGRLFVGECRDGGRLMELPLDGGPPRVLLDELPSPNAMEVGPDGLLYYPLMTANEIWRVDPDGSGEPQRVAAGLGVPDAVKFDAEGFLVSTQVATGEVLRIDPRTGDSSVVAQLSPGLDNLTFVDGRLVVSNFTGEITEIGPDGVASTVLPGGLNWPLDLTVAGGRLHVADGTYFYAVSPSGALETVGMLFSPGYPGFLRGVTAVGADEFVVTTSGGQVARYRPGAGESDYLATGFDQLYGVAVDAHGGVVVAELGTGRVHRLHGGTVETLATGLRDPVGIAFDTDGVPLVAESGAGRVVRLTSAGADTVVDGLHHPQGIAVRDGLLYIVDAGAKELVEVDLGTAARTTIASALPVGAPPGVEPKPLRGMPPFSGPQGPFAGIAAAPDGTLFISADGDGSVLAVLRA; translated from the coding sequence ATGATCGCCCGGTACCCCGCGCAGCCGTTGACCGCTGCGTTCGGCTGGCAGGTCCGGCGCGTCACCGCACCGAGTCGGCTCTACGGTGCGAACGGCTTGCGCACCGGACCCGACGGACGGGTCTACATCGCCCAGGTGACGGGCAGTCAGATCAGCGCCCTCGACGTCGCGACGGGCACGGTGGACACCGTCAGCGCCCAGGGCGGCGACATCGTCGCACCCGACGACGTGGCCTTCGGCGACGACGGCACGCTGTATGCGACCGAGGTGATGGACGGCAGGGTCAGCGCACGTGACACCGGCGGGCGGACCCGCGTGCTGCGCGACGATCTGCCGTGCGCCAACGGCATCACCGTGCATCGGGGCCGGCTGTTCGTCGGGGAGTGCCGCGACGGCGGCCGGCTGATGGAACTCCCCCTCGACGGCGGCCCACCCAGGGTCCTGCTCGACGAGTTGCCCTCCCCCAACGCGATGGAGGTGGGGCCGGACGGATTGCTGTACTACCCGCTGATGACCGCCAACGAGATCTGGCGGGTCGACCCGGACGGATCTGGTGAGCCGCAGCGGGTGGCGGCCGGCCTCGGGGTGCCGGACGCGGTGAAATTCGACGCCGAGGGATTCCTGGTGTCCACGCAGGTGGCCACCGGTGAGGTGCTGCGCATCGACCCACGCACGGGCGACAGCAGCGTGGTGGCGCAGCTGTCGCCGGGCCTGGACAACCTGACCTTCGTCGACGGGCGGCTGGTGGTGTCGAACTTCACCGGCGAGATCACCGAGATCGGCCCGGACGGCGTCGCGTCGACCGTGTTGCCGGGCGGCCTGAACTGGCCGCTGGACCTCACGGTCGCCGGCGGCCGACTCCATGTCGCCGACGGCACCTACTTCTACGCCGTGAGCCCCTCCGGTGCGCTGGAGACGGTCGGCATGCTGTTCTCCCCCGGTTATCCCGGCTTCCTGCGCGGGGTCACCGCCGTCGGCGCCGACGAGTTCGTCGTCACGACCTCGGGCGGACAGGTCGCCCGTTACCGGCCGGGAGCGGGCGAATCCGACTACCTGGCAACCGGATTCGATCAGCTCTACGGTGTTGCCGTCGACGCCCACGGCGGTGTCGTGGTCGCCGAGTTGGGCACCGGCCGGGTGCACCGTCTGCACGGCGGCACCGTCGAGACACTCGCGACCGGTCTGCGCGATCCGGTCGGCATCGCGTTCGACACCGACGGCGTGCCCCTGGTCGCCGAGTCGGGGGCGGGCCGCGTCGTGCGGCTCACCAGCGCAGGCGCCGACACGGTGGTCGACGGACTGCACCATCCGCAGGGCATCGCGGTCCGCGACGGCCTGCTCTACATCGTCGACGCCGGCGCCAAGGAGCTCGTCGAGGTGGACCTCGGGACCGCGGCGCGCACGACGATCGCATCGGCCCTGCCGGTCGGTGCGCCACCCGGAGTCGAGCCCAAACCGCTTCGGGGAATGCCGCCGTTCTCCGGGCCGCAGGGGCCGTTCGCGGGCATCGCCGCGGCTCCGGACGGCACGCTCTTCATCTCGGCCGACGGCGACGGCAGCGTGCTCGCGGTGCTGCGGGCATGA